From a region of the Hemibagrus wyckioides isolate EC202008001 linkage group LG14, SWU_Hwy_1.0, whole genome shotgun sequence genome:
- the mrps35 gene encoding small ribosomal subunit protein mS35 — translation MAASALSPVLSSLIRLKCKSNGFYTLIVLNQRAAYSIGLQTTNGAGVSVRSSRGMRKPRRAAGEPRTERMVVDQDWTAVYPTAKSFKPDAVPLPVRMGYPVKRGVPPAKKGNLELVKVPNFLHLTPVAIKKHCEALKPFCTEWPAALDSDAKCEEHFPIQIQTKDFVSAGLSLRNPDARVVTLTVKLSSLNLDDHARKKMIKLIGERYNEETDVLTITTDSCPLRQQNYDYAMYLLTVLYHESWKTETWEKDKTRADMEEYVWEDSPSQKNILETLLRMRPLKEQLEGEGGVREELLGRPEVQEYKNSVTKLKNEGETESNMQQYKEAVKKLLNI, via the exons ATGGCGGCGTCCGCGCTTAGCCCCGTGCTGTCGTCCTTAATTAGGTTAAAATGCAAAAGTAACGGATTTTACACACTTATTGTACTTAACCAAAGAGCCGCATACTCCATAGGACTGCAGACGACTAATGGCGCCG GGGTGTCAGTGAGAAGCAGTCGGGGCATGAGGAAACCGAGAAGGGCG GCTGGAGAGCCACGGACAGAGCGGATGGTGGTAGATCAGGACTGGACTGCAGTTTATCCCACTGCTAAGTCTTTTAAACCTGATGCTGTGCCACTACCAGTGCGAATGGGCTACCCGGTGAAAAGAGGAGTGCCTCCTGCGAAAAAGGGCAATCTGGAACTCGTAAAG GTTCCAAACTTCCTACACTTAACCCCAGTTGCCATCAAGAAACACTGTGAAGCCCTCAAAC CGTTCTGCACTGAGTGGCCTGCCGCTCTGGACTCAGATGCGAAGTGTGAGGAACATTTCCCCATCCAGATACAGACTAAGGACTTCGTGTCTGCTGGACTATCGCTCAGGAACCCAGACGCTCGAGTTGTCACACTCACT GTAAAGCTGTCCAGTTTGAATCTAGACGATCATGCCAGGAAGAAAATGATCAAACTGATTGGAGAGCGATACAACGAAGAAACGGATGTACTCACCATCACCACTGACAG TTGTCCACTGAGGCAGCAGAACTATGACTATGCCATGTACCTGCTCACTGTTCTGTACCATGAGTCCTGG AAAACAGAGACGTGGGAGAAAGATAAGACGCGAGCTGACATGGAGGAGTACGTTTGGGAGGACAGCCCCTCTCAGAAGAATATTCTGGAAACCTTGTTGCGTATGCGTCCACTTAAGGAGCAGCTCGAGGGCGAGGGAGGAGTGCGGGAGGAGCTGCTGGGACGGCCAGAGGTGCAGGAGTACAAGAACTCTGTGACCAAACTCAAGAacgagggagagacagagagcaacatGCAGCAGTACAAAGAGGCGGTGAAGAAACTactaaatatctaa
- the LOC131365241 gene encoding mucin-2-like, translated as MIVTWRFLSILSLVSYTESECFSTSYYRDCWIRRFPGLHVDPEESQRRGAQLLQLYRGDSGQNCSRACCLSSNFSCNVAVFHYNTTQDSVNCFHLYCPTLESCILHQRANVIVYNVTKGMDPDLLIFGKPFPSNAQVHPHLASLNISDSSGTDKRQFNRPHLEPSSSAHPTILATTPKASTSAPTSSFPISTPPPLSVYSTQDNQDTFPASAIQQSTALKRSSQLISTRIITNPSTDPTIISTTKASPGQSSSMQPSISFTTRKTSSMPQPTHSSSTTITPSQLSSWLTSSSTPSSQVGFLGTTSAYTISQPISKTLPYLVISTAFSSDHTTTTTLAPFSGPLQSSTGEITTMSDPLTSSTGEPTRMPVPLKTIVPSSIGMTPTLTVPLSSTSQSSTEETTTTVFPFSSAPPSITGETTTMPIPLSSILQSRTGKTPTLTLPLPSTLQSITKETITMPVPLSSNPQTNTGETTTRSTLPTTQLSSASSSLASTPAFTPVKNTAGYGTATTGPQLMTNSVTTTSWSYNQPINPQTTASSLTEKKITPSSTTDGASQEYININLATTEVSVTTISPTTLNRPHPSVAPSETNSGLHTSPTPPTILEDSQPYPNDTKGYISRNVTTGNSPQPVSDGELTQVWHLAANTVLVALATCAALACGCCCSVLIAASWRGRRRRKGRYQTTLKGKKGSMRLIKYVFVRESS; from the exons ATGATCGTCACGTGGAGGTTCCTGTCCATCTTGAGTCTGGTCAGTTACACAGAGTCCGAGTGCTTCTCGACATCCTACTACAGGGACTGCTGGATCCGGCGCTTCCCGGGACTGCACGTGGACCCGGAGGAGTCTCAGCGCAGAGGCGCGCAACTGCTGCAGCTTTACCGCGGAGACAGTGGACAGAACTGCAGCCGAGCCTGCTGCCTCTCCTCCAACT TCTCCTGTAATGTGGCTGTGTTTCATTACAACACCACTCAGGACAGTGTCAATTGCTTTCACCTATACTGCCCAACACTGGAAAGCTGTATACTCCATCAAAGGGCCAATGTCATCGTCTACAACGTTACCAAAG GAATGGATCCTGACCTCTTGATATTTGGGAAACCCTTCCCCTCTAATGCCCAGGTGCACCCTCACCTGGCCTCACTTAACATCTCTGACTCGTCTGGAACAGACAAACGTCAGTTCAACCGGCCTCACCTGGAGCCCAGCAGCTCAGCACATCCAACTATTCTTGCTACTACCCCCAAAGCATCTACCAGTGCACCAACATCCAGCTTTCCCATCTCTACTCCTCCGCCACTTTCAGTTTATTCCACCCAAGATAACCAAGACACATTTCCAGCTTCAGCAATACAGCAATCCACAGCCCTGAAGCGGTCATCTCAGCTCATTTCTACTCGTATTATTACCAATCCTTCAACAGACCCTACCATCATTTCAACTACAAAGGCATCCCCAGGTCAAAGTAGTTCCATGCAACCCTCAATCAGCTTTACTACCAGGAAAACAAGCTCAATGCCCCAACCCACACATTCTTCCAGTACCACCATTACACCTTCACAACTATCCAGTTGGCTCACATCAAGCTCAACACCCTCTTCCCAAGTAGGTTTCCTTGGAACCACAAGTGCATATACTATCAGCCAACCTATATCCAAAACCCTGCCATATTTAGTCATTAGTACCGCCTTCAGTAGTGATCATACCACAACAACCACACTTGCCCCTTTCTCAGGTCCTTTGCAAAGTAGTACAGGAGAAATTACAACCATGTCTGATCCCCTGACAAGTAGTACAGGAGAGCCTACAAGAATGCCTGTACCCCTCAAAACTATCGTACCAAGTAGTATAGGAATGACACCAACCTTGACGGTCCCTCTCTCAAGTACTTCACAAAGTAGTACAGAAGAGACTACAACCACAGTTTTCCCTTTCTCAAGTGCTCCACCAAGTATTACAGGAGAGACTACAACCATGCCTATCCCTCTCTCAAGTATTCTGCAAAGTAGGACAGGAAAGACTCCAACCTTGACTCTCCCTCTGCCAAGTACTCTGCAAAGCATTACAAAAGAGACTATAACCATGCCTGTCCCTCTGTCAAGCAATCCACAAACTAATACAGGAGAGACTACAACCCGTTCTACACTTCCTACAACCCAGCTAAGCTCTGCAAGTTCATCCCTAGCCTCAACTCCAGCATTTACTCCAGTCAAAAACACAGCAGGTTATGGAACTGCAACTACAGGACCACAACTGATGACTAATAGCGTCACAACCACCTCTTGGTCTTATAATCAGCCCATAAACCCCCAAACAACAGCATCTTctctgacagaaaaaaagatcaCTCCATCCTCAACAACAGATGGAGCTTCTCAAGAGTACATCAATATCAACTTGGCTACCACTGAAGTTTCTGTGACCACTATCAGCCCAACAACCTTAAACAGACCTCACCCATCTGTGGCACCTTCAGAAACCAACTCTGGCCTACACACGTCACCAACACCCCCTACCATTTTAGAGGACAGCCAGCCATACCCCAACGACACAAAAGGTTACATTAGCCGTAATGTTACGACAGGTAACAGTCCACAGCCTGTGAGTGATGGAGAATTGACACAAGTGTGGCATCTGGCAGCCAACACTGTCCTGGTAGCCTTGGCAACCTGTGCAGCCTTAgcttgtggttgttgttgttcgGTGTTGATTGCAGCGAGTTggagaggaaggaggaggagaaaggggAGATACCAGACTACACTAAAAGGCAAGAAAGGCTCCATGCGCCTCATCAAATACGTCTTTGTGAGGGAGAGCTCGTGA
- the LOC131365161 gene encoding transcriptional enhancer factor TEF-3-like isoform X2: MANMSSAQIISPTAFQNKMALQSLSRPAYPTAGGFWHGALPGQPAPTEDIKPFSQQNYVMQATGPSITGYESASGLSMSPSAPPWQGRSIASSKLRMLEFSAFLEQPQDPENFNKHLFVHIGQSNPTYSDPYLEAVDIRQIYDKFPEKKGGLKELFEKGPANAFFLVKFWADLSVNLQDDSSFFYGVSSQYESSENMIITSSTKVCSFGKQVVEKVETEYARFENGRYVFRIHRSPLCEYMINFIHKLKHLPEKYMMNSVLENFTILQVVTNRDTLETLLCVAYVFEVSTSEHGAQHHIYRLVKD, translated from the exons ATGGCCAACATGTCATCAGCACAGATCATCTCTCCTACTGCCTTCCAGAACAAAATGGCTCTGCAAAGCCTCTCGCGGCCCGCGTACCCGACTGCTGGTGGG TTTTGGCACGGAGCACTCCCAGGTCAGCCAGCACCTACAGAGGA CATCAAACCATTTTCACAACAGAACTACGTCATGCAAGCCACAGGTCCTTCCATCACAG GTTATGAAAGTGCGTCAGGTCTGTCTATGTCCCCTAGTGCCCCACCTTGGCAGGGCAGAAGTATAGCTAGCTCTAAGCTGCGAATGTTGGAGTTCTCAGCCTTCCTGGAGCAACCACAAGACCCTGAGAAT TTCAACAAGCACTTGTTTGTGCACATTGGTCAGTCAAACCCAACATACTCTGACCCTTATTTGGAGGCTGTGGACATTCGGCAGATCTATGACAAATTCCCTGAGAAGAAAGGTGGTTTGAAGGAGCTCTTTGAGAAAGGACCAGCAAACGCTTTCTTCCTGGTCAAATTCTGG GCGGACCTCAGCGTGAACCTTCAGGATGACAGTAGTTTTTTCTACGGCGTCTCGAGCCAGTACGAGAGCTCCGAAAACATGATCATCACTTCCTCCACTAAAGTCTGCTCCTTCGGCAAGCAGGTGGTGGAAAAAGTGGAG ACGGAGTATGCACGGTTTGAGAACGGCCGATATGTATTTCGAATCCACAGATCACCTCTATGTGAATATATGATCAACTTCATCCATAAACTCAAACATCTTCCAGAGAAATATATGATGAACAGCGTACTGGAGAACTTCACTATACTGCAG gTTGTTACGAACAGGGACACTCTGGAAACTTTGCTGTGTGTGGCTTATGTATTCGAAGTGTCGACCAGTGAGCACGGTGCCCAGCATCACATCTACAGACTGGTCAAAGACTGA
- the LOC131365161 gene encoding transcriptional enhancer factor TEF-3-like isoform X1: protein MYGRNELIARYIKLRTGKTRTRKQVSSHIQVLARRKAREIQDQAAKDKALQSMANMSSAQIISPTAFQNKMALQSLSRPAYPTAGGFWHGALPGQPAPTEDIKPFSQQNYVMQATGPSITGYESASGLSMSPSAPPWQGRSIASSKLRMLEFSAFLEQPQDPENFNKHLFVHIGQSNPTYSDPYLEAVDIRQIYDKFPEKKGGLKELFEKGPANAFFLVKFWADLSVNLQDDSSFFYGVSSQYESSENMIITSSTKVCSFGKQVVEKVETEYARFENGRYVFRIHRSPLCEYMINFIHKLKHLPEKYMMNSVLENFTILQVVTNRDTLETLLCVAYVFEVSTSEHGAQHHIYRLVKD from the exons GACGGAATGAGCTAATAGCACGCTACATCAAACTGCGAACAGGAAAGACGCGGACGAGAAAACAG GTGTCCAGTCATATCCAAGTGCTGGCACGGAGGAAGGCTCGGGAGATACAG GACCAGGCAGCCAAAGACAAGGCCCTCCAGAGCATGGCCAACATGTCATCAGCACAGATCATCTCTCCTACTGCCTTCCAGAACAAAATGGCTCTGCAAAGCCTCTCGCGGCCCGCGTACCCGACTGCTGGTGGG TTTTGGCACGGAGCACTCCCAGGTCAGCCAGCACCTACAGAGGA CATCAAACCATTTTCACAACAGAACTACGTCATGCAAGCCACAGGTCCTTCCATCACAG GTTATGAAAGTGCGTCAGGTCTGTCTATGTCCCCTAGTGCCCCACCTTGGCAGGGCAGAAGTATAGCTAGCTCTAAGCTGCGAATGTTGGAGTTCTCAGCCTTCCTGGAGCAACCACAAGACCCTGAGAAT TTCAACAAGCACTTGTTTGTGCACATTGGTCAGTCAAACCCAACATACTCTGACCCTTATTTGGAGGCTGTGGACATTCGGCAGATCTATGACAAATTCCCTGAGAAGAAAGGTGGTTTGAAGGAGCTCTTTGAGAAAGGACCAGCAAACGCTTTCTTCCTGGTCAAATTCTGG GCGGACCTCAGCGTGAACCTTCAGGATGACAGTAGTTTTTTCTACGGCGTCTCGAGCCAGTACGAGAGCTCCGAAAACATGATCATCACTTCCTCCACTAAAGTCTGCTCCTTCGGCAAGCAGGTGGTGGAAAAAGTGGAG ACGGAGTATGCACGGTTTGAGAACGGCCGATATGTATTTCGAATCCACAGATCACCTCTATGTGAATATATGATCAACTTCATCCATAAACTCAAACATCTTCCAGAGAAATATATGATGAACAGCGTACTGGAGAACTTCACTATACTGCAG gTTGTTACGAACAGGGACACTCTGGAAACTTTGCTGTGTGTGGCTTATGTATTCGAAGTGTCGACCAGTGAGCACGGTGCCCAGCATCACATCTACAGACTGGTCAAAGACTGA